The following are encoded together in the Dickeya lacustris genome:
- the ybiB gene encoding DNA-binding protein YbiB has protein sequence MDYTRIIKEVGRGKNHARDLSQDTAYQLYRQMLNERVPELELGGLLIAFRIKGESEAEMRGFYQAMREQTLPLRPPSQRPLPVVIPSYNGARKQANLTPLLALLLHKLGLPVVVHGVRHDPSRVTTFEILSLLGVPCAQDADSAQQALDQHQPVFLPIDVLCPPMARQLDLRWRMGVRNSAHTLAKLATPFDDAAALRLASVSHPEYIGRVGAFFHDIGGRALLMQGSEGEVYASAQRCPEIHFIYQHQQRVLQPRQDIVVAQGTLAQDKSAQQTADWTARCLAGEVAVPQAIRLQLACCLVAAGEAQSLDEAHTLLNRQLVS, from the coding sequence ATGGATTACACCCGAATCATCAAAGAGGTTGGTCGCGGCAAAAATCATGCGCGCGATTTGAGTCAAGACACGGCATACCAGTTGTATAGGCAGATGCTCAATGAGAGGGTGCCGGAGCTGGAACTGGGCGGGTTGCTCATCGCCTTTCGCATTAAAGGCGAGTCAGAGGCTGAAATGCGCGGTTTTTATCAGGCGATGCGCGAGCAAACGCTGCCACTGCGCCCGCCGTCACAACGCCCGTTACCGGTGGTGATCCCAAGCTACAACGGGGCGCGCAAGCAGGCGAATTTAACGCCGCTGCTGGCATTGTTGCTGCATAAACTGGGGCTGCCGGTGGTCGTACACGGTGTGCGCCATGACCCGAGCCGGGTGACGACGTTTGAGATTTTATCGCTGCTTGGCGTGCCGTGCGCGCAAGATGCCGACAGCGCACAACAGGCGCTGGATCAGCATCAGCCGGTTTTTTTGCCGATAGACGTGCTGTGCCCGCCGATGGCCCGGCAACTCGATTTACGCTGGCGTATGGGGGTGCGTAACAGCGCCCATACGCTGGCAAAGCTGGCAACACCGTTTGATGACGCGGCGGCGCTGCGCCTTGCCAGCGTGTCGCACCCGGAGTATATCGGGCGCGTTGGCGCATTTTTTCATGATATCGGTGGCCGGGCGTTGCTGATGCAGGGCTCGGAAGGGGAAGTGTATGCCAGCGCGCAGCGCTGCCCGGAGATTCACTTTATTTATCAGCACCAGCAGCGCGTGCTGCAACCGCGTCAGGATATCGTGGTGGCGCAAGGCACGCTGGCGCAGGATAAATCGGCGCAGCAAACCGCAGACTGGACAGCCCGTTGTCTGGCAGGCGAGGTGGCCGTGCCGCAGGCCATCCGGCTGCAACTGGCCTGTTGTCTGGTCGCAGCGGGCGAAGCGCAGAGCCTCGATGAGGCGCATACTCTCCTTAATCGCCAACTGGTATCGTGA